DNA from Tachysurus fulvidraco isolate hzauxx_2018 chromosome 16, HZAU_PFXX_2.0, whole genome shotgun sequence:
GTGCCACTGCAATCTTGCCATGCAGAGTGTCTACCACAAACGGCTGGCAGTTTTGCAGCTCTGACATTCCCGTGGTGGAATAACGTGTGTGTCCGATCCCCAAGTTACCATATCGCAGCTTCAGCAAATCTTCAGGTTTAAAAGCCGAGCTGACTAACCCCATGCCCTAAGGAGAAACAGAACGAACAACaacggtgagagagagaaaaaaaaaaaaaagatggatgaTCTAAGCTTTCTTTAGATAGGAGTTTGTGAAAAGCTCAAAATACTTTCTCTATTTAAGCATAAGGTTTACTACTTAAAATCAATGAGAACAACAAACATCTTTGAAACAGATATTACCTTGAGGGTGGTGTATGTGGGTGGACTGGAGCCATTACTTGTAACAATGCCTGCACTTTCTTGGCCCCTAATTCAACATAACAAAAGCAGTGTTAATAAATGTCAATAAATGTGCTAATTGCTCTTAAACCATGAGCTTATACAATGTTTTTAATCTTCGGGGTTATGTTGTACAAAGTCAtgcatttctctctttttaaaaaaaaaaaaactacagtgtCATTTCCCCTCCTTTACTAGCATGTTATTTTAAGTGATTTAATTGGATTGAGTATTTGTTGTTATATCAGAAATTCGACCGTGttttttatgtggaaaaaaaagattaatagtGTGCATACTGGTTCAGGCAGCGTTGCAATAACATGCCTTGGCATAGCTGACAAATGAAAAAGGAACAGGGTGGAAATGTCTCCCCTCCCCTCCATGCTCTGTTTCTTCCCCTCTTCTTTTCCTCCCTTAAAACCGAGCAGAATCAAACAAGCGTGCTTTTCCAGCCTGTTTTATGACTCAGCAGCTGCCTCGCTTTAAGCCCAAAGGCAGATCAAACTGGTTAGTGAGTGAAGTGGGTTTCAAAAGAAAGAGGGCGGGTGCAGggggaagaagagagagagagagagaaatggtaGAAAAAGAAAGGGGGAAATATTTGCAGGACATTATGAAACAACCTGCCAACTGCATAGAAACAGCAGACATGGCTTTAAAACCTGACAAATCTCTCCCACGCACCCGAAAGCTCTCAGTCGTTATCGCTTTCTCTATAAGTAAGGGTTCGTTCTGCAGCTGCAGCTTTGTTTGCCAAGCCACTTCTCACATTTCCGCGCCCCCTCCCCCCTTCAGCTTAAGCCAGTCACAAAGCCGCTCTCGGTCACATGACCAGTCCTAACTGGCTCAACTGTCTGGTTGCCTAGGACACTGAGCTTAAGGcaaagggggagggagagaaaaaacgAGAAGCAGAAATTCAACAGAAGCCATTTCCAAGCTTCTAGCTCAAAAGCATGGAACTTAGTACAGAGCACAAAGCAggcagagaggaggaggagagccAAAGAGAAGCAAATAGTCGGTGGGGAGGGGAAGAGGTTAGAGCTTTGCTAGTGGtgtggagggaaagagaggccTGGGATGAGACTGAGAGCAAGGCCAAGTATGAGGCCATCTCGAGCCGCCTAAAAGAGATGGGCGTGCACAGGGACAGGCTGAGCTGCCAGGCACAGAGCAGAGCCATGGCACTACCTGAATGGAGACCTCCAGCCATTCGTACGTCGCTGGACAACACCATAACCCAAAGGTCTTACGAGATGGACGAGGAACAGATCAGTCCTGCCAGCAGGAGACAGGGCAACTCTTCTCTGAGCAACTTTCAGGAGGGTAAATATATTGCCACAAActaaactgaattttttttttctataatgaGGAACTTTTCTTTTTAGAGAGTTGACCTATTATTCCCTAAGCGGTCAAGTACCTCAGAAAAAATAGTAGTAGTACTAATTCATTctacaaaccaaaacaaatgcttaCATACactgaaaatgtattattttaaacacaagaaCAGGTttttttgatgattttttttaaataacgaGGAACTTTTCTCTTTAGAACATTTTGCCTTATTTCCCAGAAATTTAGACTTTCAGtacctcagaaaaaaaatgtggtaATAATAATTGATACCTTAAAATTACCACAATTTGTTTTCTGAGGTACTGAAAGTCTTAGCTCATTTTTACTATTTCTTCTGGATGAAGGATCttctacacatttatttttttcccctaagcTAACATCATATTAAActtataaaatgtacagtacaagaGAAATGAGATGACAAAAGAAGCTACAAATAGCAAGTGCTATAGTCTTGCTGTCACATTTATTCTTTAGTCTCACTTTACCACTCAGCATGATATTACAAACAGTCTATATTTTCCATCAAGGTGAGTGCTTTCGCGTTCATTCACACTATTAACATTATGCGGTCAGATGTGTTCCAGAGTGATCCGATCACAATGAGACACACTGGAGCCCGTTCACACCTGTAATTAGTCAACTAATCCAATCCTAGTTTAGATGTCCTCTAATATTCCACTGTTCTCTCTTATTCAGGGAGTGCAGATCAGCATTTTGTTCCTCTCTCAGGtatggagggagggagacacTGGTCTGATAAAGAGATTCGGGCTCTCCTTAACATCTGGGCTGACAGGGAAATGCAGGTTCGGCTGCAGAGCACCCACCGAAACAAGGCCATCTTCCAGGAGATGGCACGCCGCCTGGAACTCCAGCATGGGGTCGTGCGGGACTGGAGACAGTGTCGCACCAAATACAAGAACCTCAAATATGACTACAAggtcagcaagaatcaaggtCGAACAATGCGCTTCTTTGCAGAGGTGGATGCAATCCTGCAGGGCAAGGACATTGAGGATTTCctagaagaggaagaggattCTCCCAGGAAAGATCCAGAGGGAGACCAAGCAGATGAAAGAAGAGATCCAGGAGAAGCTAACTATATTAAGATTGATGATGgtaagaaaataaacaggagCTAAAAAAGTGCTAGGTATTTTGATGTTCTCTAAATCAAGTCTGATTCAAATTGTTTTTCCATTCTTAGTTCCGATTCTCATTTTGCTTTTGCAActtcttattttattacagatgaGAGTCTGGCAGATAtgcaaacaataataaataccGGTTCTCATCACCTCATGACAAAAGATACAGGTGCGTAAACAGCCCAAAATACATATGATTGGTTCAGTAGGCGAGCTAATGTTGTTTACAGTTATACGCATTAACCGGACTTGCTGATCTGCTATTTTCTGATCCAGGTTCAAGTGTATCACCAGGTGCTAGAAGGACTTCAGACGAGGAGAACGTGATCACCGTCCATGATTCGGGCCGAAATTGGTCTGAGGAAGAAGTGGCAGCGCTGCTTAATATCTGGGCTGAGGAGGGAATTCAGCAGCAGCTGCAAGGCTCGACTCGAAACAAGGACGTGTTTGTGCAGATATCTCGCCGTCTCCTTCAGCAGGGTGTAGAGAGGGACTGGAAACAGTGTCGTACCAAATACAAGAACCTGAAATATCTGTACAGATCCTTGCAGAGGGGCAAGGCTGATatcggagacacccggcgcatcaTGAAGTTTTATACACAGCTAGACAACATTCTGTCCCGGCCAGTCAGAGGCCTATACAGAAACCAGGAGATGTTCAGTCCTCCCACGTTAGACGAGCACTCCATCTGCGAGGTGCCTGCACATGAGGACAGTGACATCATTGCCATCGGTTATGATCAGCGGGCCATGGATGATACCATGTTTAGAAGGTCTCCAGGCTTTGGCGCCGCTAGAACAGACAGCATTTTGAGGCCAGAGGAACTCCCTGAGACAGACTACGAAACAGAGGATCAGTTAAATGACATGCTGGTGAGGTCTAAAGATACAAGATACGAGGAACAGCCTTTGTCCAGACATTCTATTACAGCAGGTACATATGAAAGACGCCAGGAATATAACGGAAACTCAGGTAATTACACTGAAGTAGAGGGACATGTaccattacattaaaaaaaatcctgttaaGTAACTGGAAGTAaagggtgtgcgtgtgtgtatgcacaggTGATGGAGAGACAACATTCACAGAAAGAGAGCATGCTGTGTCacgaagaggaaaaaagcgGAAGGCCACAGAGGAAGGTCCTTCAGTCTTCATACTTTATAATGAAgacataattataaaataaaatgaataaaattaaattaaaagaatCTTTACTGTGACTGTAGTCATGTGACTAGAAAACATGAATGTGATATGaccaagacaaaataaaaaataaatcaaaagtcACAATATCTTTCAAAGCTTAAAAAAGTCACATGGTTTGTGCAGCTAAGAGAAAAAAAgtcttagcaaaaaaaaaaggttcagtCTGCGATTCAAAATGTTCTTGATTTTGTCCCTCTATAAAGAGCGTAATATTTCCTAACACTGATGTAGAATATGATatgactaataaaaaaataaataaataaaataaaaagaactcaGCAATTAATTTacagcaaataaatgaatataactGAAAGCTAACACTAAAGATTGTGATCTTACATCCATGTATTAACTTAAggttatataaatttatttacacTCTCCAATTCTTGTGTTTACAGATTACAGCATTTTGAACAAAAGGTTTCAGGAAAGTGTTGATGACGGAGACAGCAGCACAGACTGGTCTGAGCACATCGACTATCAGTGCAAAGAGGAGCAGGATCAGTACATTCCGATTATGGAGATCAGCTCTGTGCGCTCTATGGCCGACAACACCGATAACCTGGTGAGCTGATCAGTACAACACACATCAGTACACTGACAATCAGTAATCCGTCGGTTCCTGTGAGGGAAAAACTCTCATCTTTGCCTTTTATTATAGAAacgattattattagtaatatggCTCATTATGGAGACAGATACTGTGTGTTACAATATCTACCTTGTTCCTCTGGTAAACAAACTAGTTTCAAATTGCACATTTATTCTGATCCTTATTAAGTACTATAACTGTAATAGGAAACAAGTTAGTTAGAGTTTATAAGTGTTTTTAAGGAAGATTAAGTATACCGGTTGTGTAGCAGTCTTCTATATTTTCTAGATTAATACACACTTTTGAACGTAGGGTGAAAGCTTTAGATTTAAGATGCAACTCATAACAACAGTCATGATGACAACAGAAAGTTTTAACAAAACTCACCACCAGTGTGTTTAACGTTGCTGTGAATGAAATCCATTTTAACCCTTTTAACATTCACCGGGAAACCTGATGGGCTCACAAGTGAATGTCAGCTCTAGGCTTATGTTCCTGTTTTGCATTATAGCGAGTGTGTAGGGTGGGGTTTCttcttttagatttttctaTAATATAAATTAGCTTTTTTAGTCAGTTATGTTAGACATCATTGTAATGATCTTATTAATTTTTGAAACATTACCGTagtcatatatttataaatctggattttttaaaaaaaaaaaaagtatatagtGGCAAGAATCTTACTTTCAGAACATGCGTAATGTTCATTTAAGGTTGTCTGTCAATGTAGTTCAGGAAACCAAGCTGAGATCAGGGCAATAACTGATAACACGGGTTATAGTGTCATGTGCTGAATATTAGTCCTTGtccattcattaaaaaaaagtccttaaatactaattaattaattaattgattaattctATATTTATTCTATAAAAGGACAGTGGTGCCAGTTTGAGAAGTCAGGGCTGAATCTTATGAGAACACGTGCATTGGAGGCTTACACATCAGATTCCTTACACTTTGGAAGCgtttcaaaagtattggcaccccagaTTAGCAGATGCCTCCTATTGGTCAGCTGTTTCTGACAAACTCAAGTggtgtttgcaaaaaaaaaaaaaaagtttcacataaaaaaaagtcttttttttttccaggtgtgCTTTAGTTTTAATTCAGTCTGCCTGTAAAGACTAAGAACACCTAAGTGTTCATGCATTATTAGTGTATGAGGGTTCTTACCTGTGCTGCAGAGCTACAAGCCCCAGGGTTATAATCTGGGCAACTTCAAGCTGTGTTGGCCATTCTCCTGCAGCAACACAGCCGAAAACTCCACATTCTTCTCCGATACCGGATTCTTCAAACTCCATTTCTAATACAACTTTAAATTCCCCCAAAACCTACAAAACTTCACTCCCCGAAAATCTCCCAATCCAACCACGTGCTGCTTCACTGGCGCTTTAGCCGGAATGTACCATCTACAGAAATAGGTGGGAGTTCAAATCCCTGCAGAATCGGCTACAAGACACACGTGAGCTCGCAAACAACTTGTCAGTTTTcagtttagtaaaaaaaaaaaaaaaaatagataaaagataaaaatctgTCGGTTAAACAAACTTCTCCTCATTAGAAATCGCAGAGAATTTGCTGAGATATGAACTCAGTATTTGTTTAGGTTGTTGAAACCGTCCCACGTGGTGAAGATGGCGTCACTGACtctttttttataaagtgtCGTAACTTTGTATTGTCAGTCGAGTCTTGTGGCTTCTTTCTCTCCTCAAACCTCACGTGGTTCCTCCATTAAGAGCTTCAGTTTACTGACCTGCAGGTAGCTTAATTTCTCTATTGTCTAGATTTTGGGGTTTTGTGATTAATTATAATCTTCTGATTATTAACGTTTTTGCAGGACAAGAAAATTGTAACCGAAATGGCGTCGACAGGAGGAGGTATGTAGTTGTGTAAAGCTTGcactgcattgtgtgtgtgtgggggggtaggtgggtgcgcgcgcgcgccatGCTTTACCCAGATTGCTGCATTGAAAACACCTTGAaagtttgttttcttgttcATTTAGCTGTCATTCTGCGCCGTAACTAACTAGCAGTAACCTGTCGATTGGCTTCCGATATTGTTGTCAACACAGTAATGTTAAAATCACGTGTAACAAAGTAAAGGTTTGATCCATTCATATTTCAGGGAGGAAGCTCATACtttgtgcattattattattattattattattattattattattattaggatcAGAGTTTTAGGTCTTGATCAGGTCATCTACTTGATCATTGTCTACCTTACCACGTTTTGGGGCTTCATTTACTCTTAAACACAAAAACTCAGCACGTGTCCCAGCATGTAATCCATCCAAATCCACAGCTCTAAATCATGTTTTTCCGGTATGTAATTTACAACATTTTAGGAATGGCATACCATCATAATAAGATGCACAACAGTCttgagatatgtgtgtgtgtgtgtgtgtgtgtgtgtgtgtgtgtgtatatatatatatatatatatatatacacacacacacacacacacacacacacacacacacacacacacacacacatacatacacgtaaCGTGTATATACTTCAGGAAATGCTTCAGAGAAtgtcatatatttattataataaaataggaatcagaatcagatttattggacAAGTGTGTTatcacacacaaggaatttggttccagcagtttgtgactctcaaaggtacacacacacacacacacacacacacaaattttatttatatatatatatatatatatatataggccaCTTACAGTGATAAATTCCGGGTTTTTCCTGGGTCAAAATTGGTCTTCGGTGGTGGCTGACCGacatattttacatgtaaacatcatTGATACCAAAGTATATTTGAAATGTCATAATTATAAATTCCAAATTATATATAGACTATGCAATTATCAGACACAGATATTACCGGTCACTCTCACGGTCATCCTTTCTTGCGCTCTTTGCAAAAAAACCTGTGATTTTTCCATGACTGGGTTTCATAGTTTTGAAAGAGAAAATCCTTTTTTGATAGACCtgataattattttagtatagTCATATCAATTAAAAAGCAGCATTAAAAACGTAGCGTTAGAAGGTGTAATAGcgttttaataattttttaccatataaaattagctagcaacagcttgctttgtgctttgatttAGTTTCATCTCACTCATCTCAcaaactaaatgattttataggtaatttactacacattgtcatcggcctatacatactgtggattattaaggctaaattttaCTACACACTCTTGCTAAATGGGGTAAGCACACTTACTTTGTCATTTATGTGTATGTTCTTCTAAGAAGTAAAGATTTGTTACACACCGATTCAGACACTGACGGCAGACGGATTGCTTTaaccattcattataatgaGTCGGCTCAAAGGAGTCATTAGGTCAAGAATCGGACTTTAGTGTTGTGTGGGAATCCTGGCTGTTCAAGACATCGCGAAAGAtttgtcaacacacacaaaacgcttCATAACttggtagatttttttttttttttgagtttatTTAAAGTTGTTAGCTGCATGTGCTGAATGCTTGTCACAAGTTGTAAGAGAAGAtaaggcaacttttttttttactgcaattCACACCCAGCGTTAATTCGGCAAAAGTATACTCCCAAAACCCAATTACACATCAAATAAGGCCTTGGTGGGTCAAAAAATTGTTTTGGCAGCCgccaaaaaaatttcaatgtAGGAAAAACCCTGAAATTGGGAGACTAGGTGGAATCATGTTCCTCCTCTGCGACTAGTCAACCTTTTAATgagtttcatttgttttgctgttCTTTCTCCTGCTTTGTAGATCTGAAGCTTGGCAAAAAGCTCAGCGAGGGCAAGACCAAGCAGATCTTTGAGCTGCTAGACATCCCAGGCCAGGTTCTGGTCCAGTCCAAAGACCAGATCACGGCGGGCAACGCAGTGAGGAAAGACCAAATGGAGGGCAAGGCAGCAATCTCCAACAAGACCACCAGCTGTGTCTTCAAGCTCCTACATGAAGCTGGTGAGCTCGGTCACAGGTTCAAGTTGTCCTTTCTATGGGTTGTTTTCACTGAGGTCACGATCACCTACGtaattacccacaatgcaacaTGTTTTTGTAACTGTGTGGCCTTTTGCTAAATAGCCAATAGACTGGTTTTGGCTTCTCATGTatcaacattttattaatttgacCGTATCTATGGCAATGTGAGGCTGAATGTCTTAAACCGGTGCataatgcttcattttacagTAATGAGCCATCAGTGTTTTATCACAGTCACATTGAATGAGAAAAGAAACCTTGGCCTAATTCAGAAGTCTGTTTCAAATCATTTGTACTTATATGGAGGAACTGCAGCTTGTCTCTAGCTCAAACACGCTTGTGTTTGTTAAATCAGTACCTTGTGACTTGtattttgttgaattaaatgaaatgtgATTCACACTCCCACATATCCGATCATGCTCAGTTAGTCTGTTTATTGTCAGTATTGTCCTTCTATCAGATACTAAAGTCCTAATCTGTCATGGCTGACCCACCAAGTCACTTTTTGCTAGCGTGAGTGTGGTCAGTTTGATACCAACAcgctttgtgtttttgtgtaaaaactTGTACACCGTTTCTCACTGACCTCCATCTTCTGTTCTGTCAGGAGTTAAGACTGCATTTGTAAAGCAGCATTCGGAGACGGCGTTCATAGCCAGCCACTGTGAGATGATCCCCATCGAGTGGGTGTGTAGACGAATCGCCACGGGCTCCTTCCTAAAAAGGAATCCGGGCGTCAAAGAAGGCTATCGCTTCTCACCACTGAAAATGGAGATGTTTTTCAAGGTGGGTCTCTACTAGAAGTTTGACAAAGAATTCCTGACACCTTGTACCTCTGATCAATATGTTGCCACATGCTTGTACAagaacactgtaaacacaagtAAATGATTGGATTGCATCATGCAGTTATCAGTGGAGTGTGAAGTCAGTTTGCAGAAATAATATGGCTTGGAAATGTAGTAAAAACAAAGCAGTTTGGCTCTCAGATAAGAAACAGTATTTCTGGAAATGATCTATTATCAGATGATGATTAACCATTACTCCATATTTGATTCATGAATTAAATGTTTGATGGAACCGATTCCTTGCAGGATGATGCCAATAATGACCCGCAGTGGTCTGAGGAGCAGCTCCTAGCGGCCGCCTTCGATCTGGCAGGCCTGAAGATCGGCCGCTGTGAGGTGGACATCATGAGTAAGAGCACAGTGGCTATCTTTGAGATCCTGGAGAAGGCCTGGGCCACCCAGAACTGTACGCTGGTAGATATGAAGGTACATTTAAGATAGTGTACGATAGTGAACAAAACTGTTCTTTTTATATTCACCTACCTTTCCATCATCATTTGATTATTATCCGTCCAAGTGTTAAATCCCAGCATGGACTCGTTCTGTTTCGTTTAGatcgagtttggtgtagacgTGTCGACCAAGGAAGTGGTGCTGGCTGATGTGATCGACAACGACTCATGGAGACTCTGGCCGGCTGGAGATCGCAGCCAACAGAAAGATAAGCAGGCGAGTTTCACATTCACAGTGCGGGACTGTCATTGCTTAAAGTCTGAAGTctgacactttgtgtgtgtgtgtgcgtgtgtgtgtgtggtgttgaacACAATGCTTTAACTTCCCAGGCCAGCTCCCTTTCATCCATCCAGTTATAAAGACTAGTCAAGAAAAAAGCATGTAATCACACCGTTGCCAGTATTTTAACAGCTGATGGTTTTCATGTGTAGTTTGTGCTTCACAAGTACATTTGCTTTATCCTCTAATACAGAAGCAATTAGAAAAGATATTTTCTTGTCCATCAAATTGATATACTAGTGTCTATGGTTGTGCTGGTGTCCTTGTGAACCTTGTGGTTTGTTTCCTTGTGCAGGTTTATCGTGACTTAAAAGAGGTCACACCTGAGGCCATGCAGATGGTCAAGAGAAACTTTGAATGGGTGGCTGAAAGAGTACaggtacacgcacacacacgcacttccCTCACATGCCATAGTAATTCTTATTTAATGACCTGTCATGCCAGGTGAACCTGGTGTATTTAGGACGTTAAACATTCACTTGCTGACTGAAATTGCACAATTTGTCCTCGTTGTTCATGTGAACTCTTCATATCTCTGTGTACCCGCTCTTCTTAACCTTCAATAAAATCCATAGGTTTCACAAGACTTCAGTCTCTGTGACCCTGAACCTTTTTAGGGTTGAtgtatcttgttttttttgtaatcgtTCCTTTAAAGAATGCCAAATTTTACTGCATTTTCAAATCAAAATTCATTAGCTTTTGGTCCTAGACGTGTGTATAAATATTAGTATGTGGTCAGTACTTTGGCGCCACCACGTGGTGTAATAACAGTAGTGCACAAAGAGCATTTTCATATCTGGCTTAAATATCCCAATGTGCACTGAGGACCGATACTGGGTCTTGTTGCTTACTGCTACCGTGAGCAATGGTGAGACCAGTCAAGCCGTGCTGGAAGATCTGTGAATGTTAGTGTTGTATTAATCCTTTGCCAGGATTCTGCTTGTGACTTGCATGTTTGCATATGCCTTTAGCTGCTCCTGGAGTCACAGGCGAGCGGGAGAGTTGTTGTACTGATGGGCTCTACATCTGACATGGCTCACTCTGAGAGGATTCAGAAAGCTTGCGGCTCCTACGGGATCCTCTGCCATGTCCGTGTCACGTCTGCGCATAAAGGCCCTGATGAGACCCTTCGCATCAAATCAGAATATGAAGGTAACAAAgacgggggaaaaaaagctcGGAACAGTTTACGTAA
Protein-coding regions in this window:
- the paics gene encoding multifunctional protein ADE2 isoform X2, coding for MELSTEHKAGREEEESQREANSRWGGEEVRALLVVWREREAWDETESKAKYEAISSRLKEMGVHRDRLSCQAQSRAMALPEWRPPAIRTSLDNTITQRSYEMDEEQISPASRRQGNSSLSNFQEGSADQHFVPLSGMEGGRHWSDKEIRALLNIWADREMQVRLQSTHRNKAIFQEMARRLELQHGVVRDWRQCRTKYKNLKYDYKVSKNQGRTMRFFAEVDAILQGKDIEDFLEEEEDSPRKDPEGDQADERRDPGEANYIKIDDDESLADMQTIINTGSHHLMTKDTGSSVSPGARRTSDEENVITVHDSGRNWSEEEVAALLNIWAEEGIQQQLQGSTRNKDVFVQISRRLLQQGVERDWKQCRTKYKNLKYLYRSLQRGKADIGDTRRIMKFYTQLDNILSRPVRGLYRNQEMFSPPTLDEHSICEVPAHEDSDIIAIGYDQRAMDDTMFRRSPGFGAARTDSILRPEELPETDYETEDQLNDMLVRSKDTRYEEQPLSRHSITAGTYERRQEYNGNSGDGETTFTEREHAVSRRGKKRKATEDYSILNKRFQESVDDGDSSTDWSEHIDYQCKEEQDQYIPIMEISSVRSMADNTDNLDKKIVTEMASTGGDLKLGKKLSEGKTKQIFELLDIPGQVLVQSKDQITAGNAVRKDQMEGKAAISNKTTSCVFKLLHEAGVKTAFVKQHSETAFIASHCEMIPIEWVCRRIATGSFLKRNPGVKEGYRFSPLKMEMFFKDDANNDPQWSEEQLLAAAFDLAGLKIGRCEVDIMSKSTVAIFEILEKAWATQNCTLVDMKIEFGVDVSTKEVVLADVIDNDSWRLWPAGDRSQQKDKQVYRDLKEVTPEAMQMVKRNFEWVAERVQLLLESQASGRVVVLMGSTSDMAHSERIQKACGSYGILCHVRVTSAHKGPDETLRIKSEYEGDGVPTIFVAVAGRSNGLGPVMSGNTVYPVINCPPVTSDWGAQDIWSSLRMPSGLGCSTVLSPDAAAQHAAQILGLTDHLVWAKLRASMLNTWISLKQADKKLQQCSI
- the paics gene encoding multifunctional protein ADE2 isoform X1, giving the protein MELSTEHKAGREEEESQREANSRWGGEEVRALLVVWREREAWDETESKAKYEAISSRLKEMGVHRDRLSCQAQSRAMALPEWRPPAIRTSLDNTITQRSYEMDEEQISPASRRQGNSSLSNFQEGSADQHFVPLSGMEGGRHWSDKEIRALLNIWADREMQVRLQSTHRNKAIFQEMARRLELQHGVVRDWRQCRTKYKNLKYDYKVSKNQGRTMRFFAEVDAILQGKDIEDFLEEEEDSPRKDPEGDQADERRDPGEANYIKIDDDESLADMQTIINTGSHHLMTKDTGSSVSPGARRTSDEENVITVHDSGRNWSEEEVAALLNIWAEEGIQQQLQGSTRNKDVFVQISRRLLQQGVERDWKQCRTKYKNLKYLYRSLQRGKADIGDTRRIMKFYTQLDNILSRPVRGLYRNQEMFSPPTLDEHSICEVPAHEDSDIIAIGYDQRAMDDTMFRRSPGFGAARTDSILRPEELPETDYETEDQLNDMLVRSKDTRYEEQPLSRHSITAGTYERRQEYNGNSGDGETTFTEREHAVSRRGKKRKATEEDYSILNKRFQESVDDGDSSTDWSEHIDYQCKEEQDQYIPIMEISSVRSMADNTDNLDKKIVTEMASTGGDLKLGKKLSEGKTKQIFELLDIPGQVLVQSKDQITAGNAVRKDQMEGKAAISNKTTSCVFKLLHEAGVKTAFVKQHSETAFIASHCEMIPIEWVCRRIATGSFLKRNPGVKEGYRFSPLKMEMFFKDDANNDPQWSEEQLLAAAFDLAGLKIGRCEVDIMSKSTVAIFEILEKAWATQNCTLVDMKIEFGVDVSTKEVVLADVIDNDSWRLWPAGDRSQQKDKQVYRDLKEVTPEAMQMVKRNFEWVAERVQLLLESQASGRVVVLMGSTSDMAHSERIQKACGSYGILCHVRVTSAHKGPDETLRIKSEYEGDGVPTIFVAVAGRSNGLGPVMSGNTVYPVINCPPVTSDWGAQDIWSSLRMPSGLGCSTVLSPDAAAQHAAQILGLTDHLVWAKLRASMLNTWISLKQADKKLQQCSI
- the paics gene encoding multifunctional protein ADE2 isoform X4, which gives rise to MASTGGDLKLGKKLSEGKTKQIFELLDIPGQVLVQSKDQITAGNAVRKDQMEGKAAISNKTTSCVFKLLHEAGVKTAFVKQHSETAFIASHCEMIPIEWVCRRIATGSFLKRNPGVKEGYRFSPLKMEMFFKDDANNDPQWSEEQLLAAAFDLAGLKIGRCEVDIMSKSTVAIFEILEKAWATQNCTLVDMKIEFGVDVSTKEVVLADVIDNDSWRLWPAGDRSQQKDKQVYRDLKEVTPEAMQMVKRNFEWVAERVQLLLESQASGRVVVLMGSTSDMAHSERIQKACGSYGILCHVRVTSAHKGPDETLRIKSEYEGDGVPTIFVAVAGRSNGLGPVMSGNTVYPVINCPPVTSDWGAQDIWSSLRMPSGLGCSTVLSPDAAAQHAAQILGLTDHLVWAKLRASMLNTWISLKQADKKLQQCSI
- the paics gene encoding multifunctional protein ADE2 isoform X3 — translated: MLQRMSYIYYNKIGIRIRFIGQVCYHTQGIWFQQFVTLKDLKLGKKLSEGKTKQIFELLDIPGQVLVQSKDQITAGNAVRKDQMEGKAAISNKTTSCVFKLLHEAGVKTAFVKQHSETAFIASHCEMIPIEWVCRRIATGSFLKRNPGVKEGYRFSPLKMEMFFKDDANNDPQWSEEQLLAAAFDLAGLKIGRCEVDIMSKSTVAIFEILEKAWATQNCTLVDMKIEFGVDVSTKEVVLADVIDNDSWRLWPAGDRSQQKDKQVYRDLKEVTPEAMQMVKRNFEWVAERVQLLLESQASGRVVVLMGSTSDMAHSERIQKACGSYGILCHVRVTSAHKGPDETLRIKSEYEGDGVPTIFVAVAGRSNGLGPVMSGNTVYPVINCPPVTSDWGAQDIWSSLRMPSGLGCSTVLSPDAAAQHAAQILGLTDHLVWAKLRASMLNTWISLKQADKKLQQCSI